A window of Chloroflexota bacterium genomic DNA:
CACGCTGGACCCGAAGCAGTTCTACGACCTCGCGATGCACCCGACCGCCTCGATCCTCGCCGCCCATCCATGGCTGCAGCTGCCGAAGGGCGCCTCGCTCGAGGGGTTCCTCTACCCGGCGACGTACCAGGTGCTTCCCTCGATCACGCCGGAGCAGCTCATCGGCAAGATGCTCGATGCGTTCTACACGCAGGTCGGACAGGCGCGCGTCGCCGTCCCGGCGAGCCGCGGCCTCACGTTCTACCAGGTCGTGACGATGGCCTCGCTCGTCGAGCAGGAGGCGAGGCTCGACGCCGAACGGCCGCTCATCGCCGGCGTCTTCCAGAACCGGCTCGACCCGAAGCTCTTCCCGACCCGCCTGCTCCAGTCGGACACGACGATCTTCTACATCAACGACACCGTCCAGCTCGCGAAGATCCCGTTCGCGGCGTGGGCCCAGTACTCGTTCTGGGGCCCGTTGACGGCACCGATCAAGGATTCGAGCGTCTCACCGGCGCTCGCCAAGTACGACACGTACACGGCTCCGGGACTCATGCCGGGGCCGATCTGCTCGCCCTCGCTTGCATCGATCGACGCCGTGCTCCATCCGGACACCGCGACCGGCTACCTCTATTTCGTGGCCAGGAACGACGGCTCGAACACCACCGCGTTCGCGAGGACGCTCGCCCAGCACGAGATCAACGTCCGCAAGTACAGCAGCGCGCCCTGACGGGCGTCCTCCGTGTCGGCTGACGCAGCGCCGCGGGCGGGTCCGCGATTGAGGCTCGGGCGGCGAGCCTCGGCTACAATCCGCTCCACCACACCGTCACGTTCCGCCGGCCTTCGCGCGTTGCCCTCCGGCGACCGATGGCCAGCCCAGGAGCCCCACCCATGATCAGCACCGGCGAACTGCGCAAGGGCGTCGCCATCGAGCTCGACGGCGATCTCTGGCAGATCCTCGACTATCACCACATCAAGATGGGCCGTGGCTCGGCCCAGGTCCGGATCACCCTCCGCAACATCAAGCGAGGCCAGACCGTCGAGCGGAGCTTCCAGGCCGGCACCAAATGGCCGCGCGCCCAACTCGACCGGCGGCCCGTCCAGTTCCTCTACCGGGACGGCGACGAGTTCCATTTCATGGAGAACGAGACGTACGACCAGTTCCACCTGACGGCGGAGCAGCTCGCCGACGCGGCCCTCTACCTCAGGGACGGGATGACCCTCGACCGGACCAGCTACCAGGGTGAGACGATCGGCGTCGAGCTGCCGGTCACCGTCGACCTCACGGTGACCGAGACGGAGCCGGGGTTCGCGGGCGACACGCAGACCGGCGCGCGCAAGCCGGCGACCACGGACACCGGCCTCGTTGTCCAGGTGCCGATCTTCGTGAGCGAGGGGGACACCATCCGGATCGACACCCGGACCGGCGAGTACCAGACCCGCGTCTGAGCTCGTCGCCATCCGCTCAGGAGCGGTCGGCCCGCGGGTGTCCGCTCGCGCCGTGGCGCGCCGCATGGCCCGGGGCGTCTCGCTGGGCACGGATCGATGAGCGATCCGCTCGATCCCCCGGACTGGGCATTGCCCGCCTGGGACGCGGATCGGTCCGCGACCCGCCCGAGCGTCGGCGGGCCGCACCGGGACGAGCGCGCCGAGGGACGATCGCCGGCCGACCGACAACCCCCGTCGCTGCGCATCCTCGCCGTCACGGACGTCACCCGCGCCGTCCGGGACGCGGTCCGCGGCGACGAGCGCCTCCGCGACCTGTGGGTCGAAGGCGAGGTCGGGCGGGTGACGATCTCCAGCGCCGGCCACGGGTATTTCAACCTCAAGGACGAGCGGAGCCAGCTCGCCTGCATCTGGTTCCGCGAGGACCGCCTCGCGTCGCCGTTCGAGGCACGGGTAGGCCTGCGGATCGTCGCCCACGGCCGCCTCGACGTCTTCGAGCCGGGCGGGGTGTACCAGCTCTACGTCGACGCCGTGCAGCCCGCCGGGTTCGGCGATCTCGCCATCCGCTTCGAGGCGCTCAAGGCGCGGCTCGCCGCCGCCGGCCTGTTCGACGCAGCAAGGAAGCGTCCTCTGCCCGGACGCCCGGCCGTCGTCGCGGTCGTGACGAGCGCGACCGGCGCGGTGTGGCACGACATCGTCCGCGTCGTCGAGCGCCGCTGGCCGCTGACACGGGTCATCCTCTCGCCGTGCCTCGTGCAGGGCGACGGCTCGGTCCCGAGCATCGTCCACGCCCTCGAGCGGATCGACCGCTGGGCGGACCGCCTCACCGCGGACGGTCGGGGCGTGGAGACGCCCACGGTCACGATCCTGGCTCGCGGGGGCGGGTCGCTCGAGGATCTCTGGAGCTTCAACGACGAGGCGGTCGTGCGGGCGGTCGTCGGCCACGGACGGCCCGTGGTGGCGGCGATCGGCCACGAGACGGACGTGACGCTGGCGGACTTCGCGGCAGACGTGCGGGCCCCGACACCGTCGGCGGCCGCCGAGCTCGTCGTGCCCGACCGCGCGGAGGCGCTCCGACGTGTCGCGGCACTCGACCGTCGCGGGCAGCTCGCCGCGGAACGCCGGATCGGCACGCTCGGCGTCGTTCTCGGCAATGAGCGGCGGGTGCTTGCCGGTCTCCATCCCGCGGTCCGGATCGCTGCCGATCGAGAGCGGAGCGGGGCACTCCTCGACCGTGCCACCGCCGCGGCCGGGATGCGGGTCGAGCGATCCGCAGCACGACTCGCCCGGTCCGTGTCGCTCATCCCGATCGTCGTCCGACGGGAGCTGGGCGGCGCCGAGAACCGGCTCATGGTGGCGGCGGCAGCGCTCGGCGCACTCGGTCCGCAGGCCACCCTCGAGCGCGGCTACGCGATCGTCCGGCGGATCGACGATGCGCGGATCCTCCGCGTCCCGACGGATGCCCCTCCCGGCACCGGCCTGACGATCCGCCTTGCCCACGGCGACCTTGCGGCGACCGCCGGGCCACGATTCCGCCCTCGATCCGGGGCGGCGGGCGAGATCGCCGATCCATGATCGGCGATCTCCTCATGCTCGCGGTGATCGTCGTCGTGACCGCTGCGATCGGCTTCGTCATCGGTAAGCTCATCGCGCCGCGCCTCATGCGGTCGACCGATCGAGAGGAGCGAGACGATGACGAGCCCCGATGACGCGGCCCTGAGCCGGTCGCCGTCCGTGGCCGCTGCCGATGACGGGCTGACGTTCGACGCGGCCCTTGCGGAGCTCGAGCGGATCGTGGCCGCCCTCGAGGCCGGTGGCGCGCCGCTCGAGACGACGCTCGAGCTCTACGAGCGCGCGGTCGCGCTCGAGTCCCGCTGCTCCGCGTTGCTCGCGGAGGCGCGGCTGCGGATGGAACGTCTCGTCGAGCGGAGCGGAGGCCGGCTCGAGACCGTCGCCATCGAGGACCGCGCGGCGACCGAGCCCGGCGCCTGACTGTGCCCCGGTCGGCCGGCCCGTCCTCGGGACGCTCGCGGCCGGTCGGCGTAGACTCCGCTCGCCGCCGGACCCATCCCCGGCCCGGCCGCATGGCGACCGCGCGTGAACCGACCATGAGGAGCATCGCCGACGTGTCGATCCTCGAGCGCGTGAGTGCGCCCGCCGACCTCCGTGGACTCGATCGCGAGCAGCTCGATGAGCTCGCCGCGGAGATCCGGGAGACGATCGTCTCGACCGTCGCCCGCACGGGCGGCCATCTCGGCAGCTCGCTCGGCGTCGTCGAGCTGACGATCGCCCTCCATCGCCTGCTCGACTCGCCGCGGGACCGGATCGTCTGGGACACCGGGCATCAGGCCTATCCGCACAAGCTCCTCACCGGGCGCGTGGCGCGGTTCCATACCCTGCGCCAGCTCGATGGAGTGGGTGGCTTCCCGCGTCGGAGCGAGTCAGAGCACGACGTCTTCGACGGCGGCCACGCGGGCACCGGTCTCTCGATCGGCGAGGGCCTCGCCACCGCACGCGATCTTCGCCACGGCCGCGAGCGGATCGCCGTCGTCGTCGGTGATGCGGCCCTCATGAGCGGACTCTCGTTCGAGGCGCTCAATGACGTCGGCCAGCGCCAGACGCGGATCCTCATCGTCCTCAACGACAACGAGATGTCGATCAGCCCGACGGTGGGCGCACTGTCGAAGTACCTCTCCACGATCAAGCTCTCGACCGCCTGGCAGACGAGCAAGTCGGCCTATGACCGGGCGATCGAGCGGCTGCCCATCATCGGCGAGACTGCGCTCGATCTCTCGAAGCGGGTCCGGCGCTCCGTCGTCCAGTTCGTGCAGCAGCCGGGCAGCCTGTTCGAGGACCTCGGCATCACCTACATCGGCGTCGTCCCGGGTCACGATCTGGGGGTCCTCGAGGACACGCTCGGGCGCGCGCTCGAGCTGCGCGGGCCGGTCCTGGTCCACGTCCGGACCCAGAAGGGGCGAGGCTATCGACCGGCGGAGACGGACCAGGTCGGCTTCCATGGCGCGGCGCTCCCGCCGATGGGCGATGTGGCGCGGGCGGAGGTCGCCGCCGTCGCCACACGACCGCGAGCCTGGTCCGCGATGCCGACCGAGTCGATGATGGATGATGCGGCGCCGCCGACGCCCGTCGTCGAGGCCGTGAAGCCGCCGAACTACACGGCGGTCCTCGTCGGCGAACTCATCGCAGCGGCTCGCGACGACCGCCGGATCGTCGCGATCACGGCGGGGATGCCGACCGGCACCGGCCTCAACCGCTTCCAGGCCGAATACCCGGACCGGTTCCTCGACGTCGGGATCGCCGAACCGCACGCGGTGACGCTCGCGACGGGGCTCGCCATGGGCGGTGCCCGTCCCGTCGTCGCGATCTACTCGACGTTCCTCCAGCGCGCCTTCGACCAGACGGTCCACGACGTGTGCCAGAACGACCAGCCGGTGATCCTCGCCGTCGACCGGGCGGGACTCGTGGGCGAGGATGGCACGAGTCACCAGGGGATGTTCACCCTGCCGGCCCAGCGCCAGCTCCCGAACCTCGTCATCGCGAGCCCGAAGGACGAGCAGGAGCTCCGCTCGCTCCTCCGGACCGCGCTCGCCCAGGATCATCCGTTCGCGATCCACTATCCGCGCGACCCGGGCTTCGGTCTCCCCCCGGCGGAGCCGGCGATCCTGCCGATCGGGCGCGGCGAGCTCGTGCGGTCCGGGACGGACGTCCTCATCGTGGCCTTCGGGCCGATCGTCGCCCGGGCTCGCGAGGCGGCAGAGGCCCTTGCCGCGGAGGGCTGGTCCGTCGCGGTCGTCAACGCCCGGTTCGCCAAGCCGCTGGACCGGCAGCTCATCCTCGACGAGTCGCGTGGCAAGCGGCTCGTGGTGACCGTGGAGGAGAGCGTCGTCGTCGGCGGGTTCGGTTCGGGCGTCCTCGAGCTGCTCGAGGAGGCTCGGATCGTGGATCCGGCCTATCGCGACGTCGTCGTCAAGGTCGTCGGCATCCCCGCCGGCCGGTTCGTGGACCACGGATCGGTGGCCGATCTGCGGCGGCTCCTGCGCCTCGATGCGGCCGGTCTCGCCGCCCAGACGAGGGAGACACTCGCCGTCCTCGGGGCGACGCCGGGACACGCGGCGGAGGCCGCGGCCGCGAGCTGACCCACTGCGACCTGCGGACCGTCAGTGCGGCGCCCGGACGTGCCCGAGGCCGTGTGCGACGATGGTCCGGTGCGCACCATCGCGGATCGTCGGCCCCGGCTCCGGCTCGATCAGCTCCTCGTCGAGCGCGGTGTCGCGCCCACGCGGAGCCGGGCGGCTGCGCTGCTCCTCGCGGGTCGGGTCCGGGTGGGGGAGGGAGACGGGGCGCGGCTGGACCGCAAGCCCGGAGACCTCGTCGAGCCGGCCACCGCGCTCCAGCTCGTCGAGCGCGATCCATACGTCAGCCGCGGTGGCCACAAGCTCGTCGCCGCGCTCGACGCGTTCGCGATCGACCCGCATGGGCTCGTCTGCCTCGATGTCGGAGCGTCCACCGGTGGCTTCACGGACCTCCTGTTGCAGCGCGGGGCGAGCCGTGTCTATGCTCTCGACGTGGGTCGCGGGCAGCTCGCCGAACAGCTCCGGACAGACTCCCGGGTGATCTCGATGGAACGGACGAACGCCCGGACGCTCGATCGCGGCGTGCTGCCCGAGCCGGTCCGTCTCGCGGTCGTCGACATATCGTTCATCTCGCTCGGTGCTGTCCTCCACTCGATCGCCGGCTGTATCGATCCGGAGTTCGGCGGCCGGATCGTGCCGCTCGTCAAGCCACAGTTCGAGGTGGGGAAGGGACGGACGGTCGGCGGCGTCGTGCGCGACCCGGCGCTCCATCGAGAGGTCCTCGAGCGGGTCACGGGCCTCGCGATCGCTCTCGGCCTCACGCCGCGCGGACTCGTGGCTTCGCCGATCCTCGGCCCGCAGGGGAACCGCGAGTTCCTCCTCGACCTCGGCGTCCCGGTCGCGTGGACCGCTCCGGCCCCTGCGAGTCGGCAGACCGGTGGACCGCCGCCGGCCGCGGTCGCGGCCATGATCTCGCCGACGTTCCGCGATCGGATCGCCGCGGTGACCGGAGCGTGAGCCTCAGCCGCATCGGACTCGCCTTCAACCCGACGAATCCGGCCGCCGTGGAGCTCCGGGATCGGGCGATCGCGTGGTGCCGGCACCGTTCCATCGAGGCCTGGTCGGCCCCTTCGGGGGAGCTCGACGTCCTCCTCGCCGACCTGCCGACGACGGATGTCGTCGTCGTCCTCGGCGGCGACGGGACGTTCCTCCGGGCTGCTCGGGCCGTCGCCGAGGTGGACGTGCCGATCCTCGGCGTCAATCTCGGCAAGGTGGGCTTCCTCTCGAAGGTGGAGGCGAACGAGCTCGAGACGGTGCTCGGCCAGATCGCCCTGGGCGAATATCGCCTCGACGAGCGGATGACGGTGGAGGCGCGGATCCTGCCCGGCGGCCTGACCGAGGGGGGCGAGCGATTCGTCGCCCTCAACGACGTCGTCGTCGCCCGGGGTGAGCTCGCCCGGGTCTGCCGGCTCGATGTCGCGGTCGGACCATCCCACGTCGCGACGTTCATCGCGGACGGTCTCGTCGTGTCGACCCCGACCGGATCGACCGGGTATGCGTTCTCGGCCGGCGGACCGATCGTCGATCCCTCGAACCGGAACCTCATCGTCACCCCGATCGCCGCCTATCTCGCCGCGATCCGCTCGATCGTCGTCAGCCCGCGACAGACGGTCCGCTGCCGGGTCGTCGACGCGATCGAGGCGCTCGTGAGCATCGACGGCCGCGAGGATCGTCGGCTCGCCGTGGGCGATGTCGTCGAGGTGCGGGCGATGGAGCGGCCGATCCGGCTCATCGAACCGAAGGGCGCCCAGCCGTTCTGGGACCTCCTGCGGCACAAGGTCGAGCTCCTCCCGTCGTGAACTCCGGCGCGCGGTCACGGCGGCCGGACCCGAGCGTCGCCGAGGTCGAGGATGGTCCGACGGCGGCCGCCGGTCGCCTCCTCGAGCTGACCGTCACTGACCTCGCCCTCCTCGAGCGGCTGAGGCTGGAGCTCGGCCCCGGTCTCAATGTCGTCACCGGCGAGACCGGCGCCGGAAAGAGCCTCGTGATCGACGCGCTCGGACTCGTGCTCGGTGCCCGCGCGGATCCCGGGCTCGTCCGTCATGGCTCGAGCGTGGCCCGGGTGGAGGCGCTGTTCGACCGGCTGCCGGAGCCGCTCATCGTCGTCCGCGAGGTCACCGCCGCGGGTCGCTCCACCGCCCGCCTGGACGACGAGGCCGTGACCGCGGCACGGCTCGGCGAGACGGTGGGTCCGCTCGTCGAGATCCACGGGCAGCACGACCAGCAGCGGCTGCTCGACGAGCGGTGGCAGCGGGAGCTGCTCGATGCGGCCGGCGGTCACGCCGACGTTCGGGCGGCGTTGGCCGCCGCGGTGCTCCGCTGGCGGGAGAACCGCGCCGCGATCGCGGATCTCGCGATCGAACCCGCCGAGCTCGCCCGCCGTCTCGAGATCGCCGAGCACGAGGCGTCGGAGATCGCGGCCGCGCACCTCCGGGCTGGCGAAGCCGCCGAGCTCGAGGCCCGGCTCGACCTGGCCCGCCACGGCGAGACCATCGCGAGCGGCGTGGCGGCCCTCCGCGAGACGATCGCAGGCGATGGCAGCGGTGCCCGCGAGGGACTGGCGGTCGCCGCTCGCGAGGCCCGCCAGCTCGGTCGAGTCGACGCGCGATTCCTCGCGGTCGCCGAGCGGCTCGAGGGGACGGTCGCCGACCTCGACGACCTCGGCCGGGAGTTGCCGCTCCTCGCCGACGAGGCGGTGAACGACGCAGGGGCGATCGACGCGCTCCAGGAACGCCGATCGCTCATCTATCGCCTGGAGCGACGCTACGGCGGCGACGAGGCGGAAGTGCTCGCCCACGGATCGCGCGCGATGATCGAGCTCGAACGGCTCCGCGGCGTCGAGATCGAGCGGGCGCGCCGCGTCGCGGACGATGCCGGACTCCTCGCCGCGGTGGCCGCCGCCGCGGCGGAGCTCTCCGTCCGCCGGCGAACTGCTGCCGACCGACTCGCACCGGAGGTCGGTCGCGCGCTCGAGGCGCTCGGCTTCCCGCCGTCGGCGTTCGAGATCGCGATCGGCAGGCGCGTCGCGGCACCGGACGAGGCTGCCGTCGAGCTCGACGGGGACGCCGTCGCGTTCGACCTGTCGGGCGTCGACCTCGTCGTGTTCCGGTTCGCCCCGAACGCGGGCGAACCAGCCCGGCCGCTCGCGCGGATCGCGTCCGGGGGCGAGGCGAGCCGGGTCGCGCTCGCGATCCGGACCGTCCTCGCCCGTGCCGATGAGACGCCGACACTCGTCTTCGACGAGATCGACACGGGGATCGGCGGCCGCGGCGCGGACCCGGTCGGGCGGAGCCTCTGGGCGCTCGGCCGTCGACACCAGGTCGTCTGCGTCACCCACCTGCCGCAGATCGCGGCTCACGCCGACGAGCATTTCCGCATCCTCAAGCGTGAACGCGACGGTCGAACGGTGACCGAGATCGAGCGGCTCGATCGAGAGGGTCGGATCGTGGAGCTCGCGGCGATGCTCGCCGGTCCGGGCGGCGGCGCAGCCGCACTCGCCGGCGCCCGTGAGCTCCTCGATCGTGCGGAGGCAGCCCGCGTGCGGCCGTCCGATGCCGGCTGAGCTCGGCGCGCCTCCCTCGCTGGACGCGGCGATCGACGAGTATCTCGACCACCTCCGGGTCGAGCGCGGCCTGTCCGGCGCGACCATCGTCGCCTACCGCAACGATCTCTCGGCCTTCGCCACGTCGGCGTTCGCGTCCGACCGCTGGGGGAGCACGCCCGACGAGGCGGTCCGCTACCTCGCCTCGCTCGGCACGCCGCCGCGCGGGGCGATCCGCCCGGCCCTTGCGTCGTCGAGCCGGCGACGCCGCACTGCCGCGCTGCGGGGGTTCTATCGGTTCGCCTACGGCGAGGGCCGGGCGACGGCGGACGTGGCGACACACCTGGACCTGCCGCGCCAGGCTCGCTATCTTCCGCACACCCTGAGCAGCGACGAGGTCGTCCGGCTCCTCGAGGTCGTGGGCGGCGAGGCGGCCCCGTCCGGCGAGGCGGGCGATGGCCGAGCCGCGCTCGAGGCGAGGCGCGCCGTCCGCGACCGGGCGCTCGTCGAGCTGCTCTACGCCGCCGGCCTCCGGGTGAGCGAGGCGCTGCGGCTCGACGCGGACGACCTGTCCCTCGACGGTGCCTACGTCCGGGTCGTCGGCAAGGGCGACCGCGAGCGCCTCGTCCCGGTCGGCGAGGTCGCGATCTCCTGGCTCGGCCGATATCTCGCCGAGGTCCGACCCACCTGGCTCGTGGGTGGAGCGGACCTTGTCCATGGTGGACCGGTCTTCGTCACGGACCGGGGTGGGCGGCTCGGCCGCCAGGCGGCGTGGGCGACCGTGAAGCGCGCGGCCTCGGCTGCCGGACTCGGCGACCGCGTCTCCCCACACACGTTCCGCCACTCATTCGCGACGCATCTCCTCGAGGGCGGAGCGGACCTGCGGATCGTCCAGGAGTTGCTCGGCCATGCGACCATCAGCACGACACAGCTGTACACACACCTGACCGGCGAGCGGATCAGGGAGGTGTACGCCCGCGCCCACCCGCGCGCCTGATCGACGCGCAACAACGGAGGGGACCGATGACCCGCTACGCCGATACGCTCCTCGCGACCGGGGAGGTCATCGTCCTGCGCGCCCGTCAGCACTGGCTGGCCGTCGTCCGCGACGCGCTCCGCCCGATCGTCATCGTCGTGATCGCGATCGTGCTCCTGTTCGCCGCCGGTCAGCTCCCGGCGATCCACGACGTGCTCGCGTACGCGAGCCTCGCCGGGGTCATCGTCGGGCTCCTCTGGATCGGGCTCATCGTCTGGGGCTGGTCGTCGCAGGACTACCTCGTGACGAACCGGCGCGTCATCAAGGTCGAGGGGATCCTCAACAAGCATTCCGCGGACAGCTCGCTCGAGAAGATCAACGACGCCGTGCTCGACCAGAGCGTCATCGGCCGGATCTTCGGCTTCGGCGACCTGGACATCCTCACCGCGAACGAGGACTCCGTCGACCGCTACAAGTGGCTCGCCGATGCGGCCGGGTTCAAGAAGGAGATGCTCGACCAGAAGAACGCCCTCGAGATGGACATGCGAACTGTGCCGGCGCCGCCATTCCGTGCGGCGGCGCCGACCGTCGCCCCGGCCGCGCCGCAGACCGCAGCGGCATCGTCCCCGATGAGCCAGGACGATGTGACGGGGACGCTCGCGAAGCTCGCCGACCTCCGCGACCGGGGGGCGATCAGCGCCGAGGAATACGAGGCGAAGAAGGCAGAGCTGCTCGCCCGACTCTGAGCGCCGCCCGCCCCTGAGGTCGGCCCGGGTACGATACGCGGGACCTTCGAACCGAACCTGAGGCCCCCGTGGCGATCGACCCCAGCCGTATCGCACTCATCGCGATCTTCCTGCTCGTGGCGTTCCCGGTCCACGAATTCGCTCATGCCTACGTCGCCTACCGCCTCGGCGACGCGACGGCGAAGATGTTCGGGCGTCTCACCCTCAACCCGGCGGTTCATTTCGACCCGATCGGCGGCCTGTTCCTCGCCTTCACGGCGATCACCTCCCCGTTCATCATGGGTTGGGCGAAGCCGACCCCGGTGAACCCATCCAACCTGCGTGACCGCCGCAACGGAGAGGTCTGGGTCGCCCTCGCCGGACCAGCCTCGAACCTGCTCATGGCGGTCGCGGGCGCCGTCGTCGTGCGGGTCATCCTCGCGACCCAGGTCCACCTGCCGGCTGCGGTCGCGGAGATCCTCATCCTCTTTGTCCAGTTCAACGTCGCTCTGGCGCTCTTCAACATGATCCCGATCCCGCCGCTCGATGGCTCCACGCTCCTGTTCCGGGTCCTCGACCCACGGACGGCGTGGCAACTCCGCCCGGTCCTGAGCCAGTATGGGTTCCTCATCCTGATCCTCCTGATCCTGGTGGCCGCGAATCCGCTCGGAACCCTGATCTTCAATGCCACGCGCATCCTGGTGGGGCTCTAAGGTCCGCCAGTTCCGGGCGCACGTCGGGGCGCGGGTCACGGCGGCCGAGCGCGCGGAGCTGGCGACCTGGCTCACGCCCGCCCAGCTGGAGGTCTTCGACCGCATGCACATCGCGGATCGCCGCCACGGGCTCGATGTCGCGGCGTCGCTCGCCGCGGGCGGTTCGGCCGATCGCGAGCTCCTCCTGGCGGGGCTCCTCCACGATGCGGCGAAGGGAGCCGATGTCGGCGTCTGGCCGCGCGTCGCCTGGTCGCTCGGGCGGGCGTATGGGCCGGCGGTCCGTCGCGTCGCCGACCGGGTGCCGGGCTTCAGGCTCGCGCTGCGACGGCTGGACGACCACGCGGAACTCTCCGCGCGACTCGCCGCCGCGGCCGGCTGTCCGGAGCGGACGGTCGAGCTCATCCGGCACCAGGATCATCCGGTCGATCCTGACGCCGGCGGACGGCTCCATCTCGCCGACGAGGCGAACTGATGCTCGAGGCTGCGGTCCGCGCGGTTCCGACGGTCGAGTTCGGCGAGGGACGGGGCCCGGAGGCTTCAACCCGGATCCGCCTGCCCGACTTCGACGGCCCGCTCGGGCTCCTCCTCGCCCTCATCGAGAGCGAACGCCTCGACATCCTCACCGTCCCGCTCGGTGCCCTCGCGGGGGCGTATCTCGAAGCGCTCGCGGGGCTCGAGGATGACCGGCTGGCCAACATCTCGGCCTTCGTCGGCGTCGCGAGCCAGCTCATCGTCATCAAGAGCCGGGCGCTCCTGCCGCGCCAAGATCCGCGACCCGCGGAGGGACTCCCGCCCGACGAGGGGCCCGATCCCGAGGCGGAGCTCCGCGCCCGACTCATCCTCTACCGGGCGTTCCGCGACGCGGGAACGGTCCTCGCGGACCGGGCGGCGGCGATCGGCAGACTCTTCCGGCGCGAGCCCGGGCTCGCCCACGCCTCCGCCCTCGCCGGCGCTGCTCCGTCCGACGCGCCACCGCTCGATCCGGCGCTCCTCGTCGGGGCCCTGGCCGATCTCATCAGCGTCGTTCCGTCGTCGCCGCCTCCTCCAGGAACCCTCCGCCGAGCCGTGTCCATCGCCGAGCGGTCGGCGGTCATCCGGGCGGCCATCCGCGACGCCGGCTCGATCGTCCTCCAGGACCTCCTCCGCGACGTTCGCGACCGGGTCGTCGCCGCTGTGACGTTCCTCGCCCTGCTCGAGCTCGTGAAGCGGCGCGAGGTCGTCGTCGAGCAGACGGTGCCGTGGGGCCCGATCGTCGTGCGCCCGATCGGCGACCCACGGTGAGCGAGGACCTCCGATCCGCGGCGGCCTCCGACGAGGCGCCATCGGCCGCGCCGCCATCGGCCGCGCCGCTCACCGAGGCCGCTCTCGAGGCGCTCCTCTTCGTGGCCGTCCGTCCGCTCACGCGACGCGAGATCGCGACCATCGCCGGGACGGATCGGGCGACCGTGGATGCGCTCCTCGGCGATCTCGAGATCACGCTCGCCGGCCGCGGGATCCGGCTGGTCGTGAGCGGCGACCGCGTCGAGCTCGCGACGAGCCCGGCCGCCGGATCGCTCATCGCGCGCTATGTCGGCGACGACGGTGCCCGTCCCTCACCGGCCGCCCTCGAGACACTCGCGATCGTCGCCTACCGGCAACCGGCGACGCGAGCGGTCATCGAGCGGGTCCGCGGCGTCGATTCGGACTACGCCCTGCGGATCCTCCTCCACCGTCGCCTCGTCGTCGAGCTCGGCCGGGCGGATGCGCCGGGCCGGCCGTATCTCTACGGCACGGGCTTCGAGTTCCTCGAGCGGTTCGGGTTGACGAGCCTCGACGATCTGCCGGTCCTCGCTGCGGAGATCGCCGGCCGCCTCACCGATGCCGCGGACGATGGTGGCACCGAGAGCGGCATCGACATCGTCACCGACGATGACACGGAGCGGTCCGTTGCCGCGTCCACGGCCGCGCCGGCCTGATGGCGCCCGAGCGGCTCCAGAAGATCCTTGCGGCGGCGGGCGTGGCGTCCCGCCGGGCGAGCGAGGCGCTCATCGCCGCCGGGCGGGTGA
This region includes:
- the mltG gene encoding endolytic transglycosylase MltG, which gives rise to MTIRRGGPPRGRADAAPDQAHVVGGVDGVDRTIERPPARDRRDRRRPTGGGGRGGFGGLVRFVAFALVLGAVVLVGLVTVLRPVAAGAIVGWASDNPTALGIPFVADLVREDLGASLTAAPSTDATEVDFIVAPGDTARGIAARLQTQGLLIDARAFVFTAIERSLTSKLEAGTFILRRNMTPDQLVTALLQAKSLAIDISFREGLRVEQMAAKLETLPVTLDPKQFYDLAMHPTASILAAHPWLQLPKGASLEGFLYPATYQVLPSITPEQLIGKMLDAFYTQVGQARVAVPASRGLTFYQVVTMASLVEQEARLDAERPLIAGVFQNRLDPKLFPTRLLQSDTTIFYINDTVQLAKIPFAAWAQYSFWGPLTAPIKDSSVSPALAKYDTYTAPGLMPGPICSPSLASIDAVLHPDTATGYLYFVARNDGSNTTAFARTLAQHEINVRKYSSAP
- the efp gene encoding elongation factor P, with protein sequence MISTGELRKGVAIELDGDLWQILDYHHIKMGRGSAQVRITLRNIKRGQTVERSFQAGTKWPRAQLDRRPVQFLYRDGDEFHFMENETYDQFHLTAEQLADAALYLRDGMTLDRTSYQGETIGVELPVTVDLTVTETEPGFAGDTQTGARKPATTDTGLVVQVPIFVSEGDTIRIDTRTGEYQTRV
- the xseA gene encoding exodeoxyribonuclease VII large subunit; protein product: MSDPLDPPDWALPAWDADRSATRPSVGGPHRDERAEGRSPADRQPPSLRILAVTDVTRAVRDAVRGDERLRDLWVEGEVGRVTISSAGHGYFNLKDERSQLACIWFREDRLASPFEARVGLRIVAHGRLDVFEPGGVYQLYVDAVQPAGFGDLAIRFEALKARLAAAGLFDAARKRPLPGRPAVVAVVTSATGAVWHDIVRVVERRWPLTRVILSPCLVQGDGSVPSIVHALERIDRWADRLTADGRGVETPTVTILARGGGSLEDLWSFNDEAVVRAVVGHGRPVVAAIGHETDVTLADFAADVRAPTPSAAAELVVPDRAEALRRVAALDRRGQLAAERRIGTLGVVLGNERRVLAGLHPAVRIAADRERSGALLDRATAAAGMRVERSAARLARSVSLIPIVVRRELGGAENRLMVAAAALGALGPQATLERGYAIVRRIDDARILRVPTDAPPGTGLTIRLAHGDLAATAGPRFRPRSGAAGEIADP
- the xseB gene encoding exodeoxyribonuclease VII small subunit, producing MTSPDDAALSRSPSVAAADDGLTFDAALAELERIVAALEAGGAPLETTLELYERAVALESRCSALLAEARLRMERLVERSGGRLETVAIEDRAATEPGA
- a CDS encoding 1-deoxy-D-xylulose-5-phosphate synthase, with the protein product MRSIADVSILERVSAPADLRGLDREQLDELAAEIRETIVSTVARTGGHLGSSLGVVELTIALHRLLDSPRDRIVWDTGHQAYPHKLLTGRVARFHTLRQLDGVGGFPRRSESEHDVFDGGHAGTGLSIGEGLATARDLRHGRERIAVVVGDAALMSGLSFEALNDVGQRQTRILIVLNDNEMSISPTVGALSKYLSTIKLSTAWQTSKSAYDRAIERLPIIGETALDLSKRVRRSVVQFVQQPGSLFEDLGITYIGVVPGHDLGVLEDTLGRALELRGPVLVHVRTQKGRGYRPAETDQVGFHGAALPPMGDVARAEVAAVATRPRAWSAMPTESMMDDAAPPTPVVEAVKPPNYTAVLVGELIAAARDDRRIVAITAGMPTGTGLNRFQAEYPDRFLDVGIAEPHAVTLATGLAMGGARPVVAIYSTFLQRAFDQTVHDVCQNDQPVILAVDRAGLVGEDGTSHQGMFTLPAQRQLPNLVIASPKDEQELRSLLRTALAQDHPFAIHYPRDPGFGLPPAEPAILPIGRGELVRSGTDVLIVAFGPIVARAREAAEALAAEGWSVAVVNARFAKPLDRQLILDESRGKRLVVTVEESVVVGGFGSGVLELLEEARIVDPAYRDVVVKVVGIPAGRFVDHGSVADLRRLLRLDAAGLAAQTRETLAVLGATPGHAAEAAAAS
- a CDS encoding TlyA family RNA methyltransferase, which produces MADRRPRLRLDQLLVERGVAPTRSRAAALLLAGRVRVGEGDGARLDRKPGDLVEPATALQLVERDPYVSRGGHKLVAALDAFAIDPHGLVCLDVGASTGGFTDLLLQRGASRVYALDVGRGQLAEQLRTDSRVISMERTNARTLDRGVLPEPVRLAVVDISFISLGAVLHSIAGCIDPEFGGRIVPLVKPQFEVGKGRTVGGVVRDPALHREVLERVTGLAIALGLTPRGLVASPILGPQGNREFLLDLGVPVAWTAPAPASRQTGGPPPAAVAAMISPTFRDRIAAVTGA